DNA sequence from the Methanofollis formosanus genome:
CGATCTGGCTGAGTGCCGTGCCAGTGAGGACTGAGGTCTGGAGCGACGAGCCGATGAGGGAGGTGACGGCAGCGGCGACGACGCTCTTGCCCAGGATGACGGCGAGAGCGAGGGCCAGCACGGTCCCGGGATGAGCGACGACGAACCCGAGGTCCAGGAGCATCCCGACCGAGACGAAGAAGAAACTGGTGAAGACATCCTTGAAGGGGAGGACCGTGCCGAGGGCTTCATGGGCGTATTCGGACTCCGAGATGATCAGCCCGGCGAGGAATGCGCCGAGGGAGAGGGAGAGCCCGGCGCTCTGGGTGAGCCAGGCGGTGAAGAGACAGACGACGATGATGGAGAGGAGAAAGATCTCGCGGCTCCGCAGCCTGGCGGCATGGAAGAGGAGTTTTGGAACAAGCCACTTTGCCGAGACGACCACGTAGGCGATGAGCCCGGCCGAGGTGAGGAGGAAGGCCAGGACCGCCCCGGTGCCGGGTTCGCCGCCCTCCCCGGCGAGGAAGGGGACGAGGAGCATCATCGGGATGATGACCAGGTCCTGGAAGATGAGGATCCCGAGGGCGGTGCGGCCGTGTGGGCTCTCCACTTCTGAGCGTTCCTGGAGAAGCGAGAGGACGATGGCGGTGCTGGAGAGTGAGAGAAGAAACCCGAAGAAGATCGCATGGCCCGGTGCGAGCCCGAAGAAAAGGCCGGCCGCCGCAACTGCGAGGACGGTGAGGACCACCTGAAGGCTGCCGCCGACGAGCACGGCCCGGCGGATCCGCAGCAGGTGCTGGAACGAGAACTCCATCCCGATGGTGAAGAGGAGGAGGACCACCCCGAGTTCGGCGAGACTCTGGACGCTCTGGGGATCGTCGATGAGCCCGAGGGCGTGTGGCCCGGCGACCATCCCGGTGATGAGAAAACCGACGATGCCCGGGATCTTCAGCCGCGAGCAGAGAAAGAGAATGGCGATGGAGAGAGCGAAGATGACAATGATGTCGTTGAGGATCAGATCTTCCATGCAGGGACTCCTGATCATCTATCTCGATCGGATCTGAAGTACGTTTGCAGGGTTCCCTCTCCTTTCGACAGGGCGTGAGTGAGGAACGCCGCTCCATCGTCGCCTCTACCTATCCTCATCGTAGAGGGTAACCCCCGGCGTAAGCGTGTGGGAAGGCGTGCCGCCCTCATCGTGGAATCTTTCCTGGAATCGTGCACCAGGGGGCTTTGCCCCCCGGACCCCCCACGACGAAGATAGGGACGGGGCGGCGATGGAGCGAGGTATCAACCAGTTCTCCTGTCTGAATATGGGAGATCAATCGACGAGAAATTTTCATCGCGTATGCCTGAGCCCCGGGTTCATGCTCAATTCTGCACAGCCCCATCCATAGCAATTTTTCATGCGGTATGCCCGAGGCGTGCTTTCGCATCATGCCTGCCCCACGGAGCAAAAAAAGATAAAAGGTGACGGTTCAGTCCCTCTTCCCGGCACGCTGCCGGTCCTTCTCCTCATACCCCTCGCGCAGCAGGGTCATGAGGTCCTTGACCGGGAGCGTCGTGTGTTCGGAGATATGATACTCGCAGAACGGGCAGCACGAGACGACCATCCCGGCCCCACTCGCCTCGAAGGCCTCGCCGCGCCGGTCCCCGAGGGCCGCCGCCACTTCGGGCCTGCCAGAACGCACCCCGCCGCCTGAACCGCAGCACTGGTTCGGGGTCTCGACGAACCGCTCGACCACCGTTCTGAGGAGAGCACGCGGCTCCTCGCTGATCCCCTGGCCACGGAGGAGGTGGCAGGGGTCGTGATAGGTGACGGTGAGCGGGAGCTTTGCCGGCGCCTCGCACCCGTATTTTGCGAGCACCTCCGTGGCGTCCATCACCTTGAACGGCGTTTTGTAGTCGTTCTTGAGTGTCGACCCGCACCCGGCGCACATCGTCATCACAAGATCGATATCGCGGGTCCTGAATGCCTCGATGTTGCGGCGCTTGAGATAGTCGATGAACTCCGTCTGGCCGGTCCTGATCAGGGGCGAACCACAACAGACCTGCTCGTGCGGGATGATCACCCTGATGCCGTTTCGCCGCATCACGGCAAGCATGTCAAGTGCCGTCTCAGGGAGGCGGCCGTTGTACATGCAGCCCACGAAGAACCCGACCGTCCCCTTCACCTCGCCCTCGGGTTCGATCACTGCCGGCACCTGCTCGAGGAGCGTCGGTTTCGTCCGGTCCACACTCCGGCCGGTCTGCCTGACCATCTCGGCCACCGTCGTATGGCGCGGGAGGGCAAGGCCCTGCCTCGCCGCCACCTCGCGGAGTTTCTCGATCGCCTTGCCCGGGATCTGGATCTCCTTGGGGCAGACGATCCGGCACTGCTGGCAGGAGGTGCAGGCGAAAAGCCCCCTCTCCACCGCTTCGCCCGCCCGCTCGCCGGTGTCGCGCGGGTCGAGGGCCAGGCGGAGTTCCTGACGCATCGCCGTCGGCCCCGCGAACTCAGAGACCTTCAGCGCTGGACAGACCGAGACGCAGGACATGCACTCGATGCACTCGCGCAGCGGTTTGATCGCCTCGATCTCGGCCTGTGTCGGGAACGTCTCACACTCGGCCGGGGTGATGGAGGTGAACCGGCCCAGGTACGGCGCCAGGTCCACTTCCAGATCCCGGGTCACCGGGAGGTCGAGGGGCTCGACGACCATCCCGTCGCGGGCCTCGGTCAGGCACGCCAGGCCGGGCGCGCCGTCCACCTTTACCGCACAGCTCCCGCACTGCCCGGCGCCGCAGCACCAGCGGTAGGCGAGCGTCGGGTCCATGGCATGAACGGCATGGAGGGCGTGGAGAACCCGCGCCCCGTCGTGGACCTCGACGGTATACTCTTCAAGGCGCGGCTGACTGTCGGTCTCCGGGTCAAAGCGCGAGACCTGAAACGTGATCTCTTTCATGGCTCTCTCTCCTCGATGGACGCTCCCTGCAGACTGATCCTGGTGTGGCCATACGGTGAGTGGGCCGGATCCCAGTCCTGGGAGACATCGGTCCGGTAATGGGCCCCGCGGCTTTCGGGCCGCAGGAGGGCCGAACGGACGATGAGCAGGGCTGTGGTGCAGAGGTTCTGGACGCCGCAGCATTCGATGAGGTTGCGTTCAGACACCGCCCGGATCGGGGCGGTGAGCAGACCTTCGACGACCCGCTCTGTCGTCTGCAGTGCGGTTGCGTCCCGCCGGATCCCGGCGCCGTCCCACATCGCACGCTGGAGGTGTTCCCGCACCCAGGTCGGCGAGGACTCGCCCTCGGAGAAGGCGGCGAGCCGTTCTTCCTGCGCTGCCACCTGGACCCGGTCGAGGGCTTTCGTCCGCTCGGGTGCCTTTCCGGCCGCTTCGCCGGCCCGCTTCCCGAAGACCTGGGTCTCGGCCAGGGCGTTGCCGCCGAGGCGGTTGGCGCCGTGGACCCCGCCGGCGGTCTCGCCGCAGGCGAAGAGCCCGGCCACGCTCGTCTGGCAGTGAGGGGTGATCCGCAGCCCGCCCATCACATGGTGGGCGGTGGGGGCGACCTCCATCGCCTCGGTCCTGATGTCCACACCGTACCTGAGGAACTGGGAGAGCATCAGCGGAAGCCGCTCCTCGATCTGGCTGGCCGGCAGATGGGTGACGTCCAGCCAGACGCCGTCGTGGGAGGTCCCTCGTCCCTCCAGCACCTCGGTGGCGATCGCACGCGCCACCACGTCGCGGGTGGAGAGTTCCATCCGTTCAGGGTCGTAGCGGTGCATGAACCGTTCGCCGTCTGCATTGACCAGATGACCGCCCTCTCCCCGCACCGCTTCGGTGACCAGCCGTCCCCTGGCGTCGTACGGATAGACCGCACCGGTCGGATGGAACTGGACCATCTCCATATCGATCAGGTCGGCGCCGGCGCGGTACCCGAGGGCGAAGCCGTCGCCGGTGCCGGTGCCCGAGTTGGTGGAGACATCGTAGACCCTCGACCCCCCGCCGGCCGCGAGGACGACGGCGTCGGCGCGGACCGCGATCATCTCGCCTTTTTTGTCCAGGGCCAGGGCGCCGCAGACCCGGTCCCCGTCTATGAGCAGTTCAATCGCGGCCGTCTCCTCCAGTCGCTCGACACCGCTCCCGCGCAGCCGCTCCATCAGGGTGGCCATGATCTCGTGGCCGGTCCGGTCGCCCGCGTAGCAGGTCCGCGGGAAGGACTGGCCGCCGAAGGAGCGCTGGGCCACCTCGTGGTCGGCCGAGGCGTCAAAGACCGCACCCCATCTCACCAGGTCGGCGAGGCGCGCGGGGGCGTCGTGGACCAGCGCCTCGACCAGGGCCGGGTCGTTGAGGTACGCTCCTCCGCGGAGCGTGTCGCCTACATGGAGGTCGCAGGTATCGTCGTCTTTGAGGACGGCGTTGTAGCCGCCCTCGGCCATCGTTGTACAGCCGCCCTTCCCGGTGAGGCTCTTGGAAAGGAGGACCGTCTCACCGTATCGGTCGGCCTCGATCGCCGCCCTCACTCCGGCGCCGCCACTCCCGATTACGAGGACATGGCAGTCGATCACGTCCAGCGCGCGCATTCACTTATTACGTGGGCGGTGTCAGTACATAAATAACATCGTGTGGGATCAGAGAGAGTGAGCCAGAAATGAGGCTTGTAATGAAATTCGGAGGCACATCTGTCGGTGATGCCGAGTCAATCGCCCGTGTGGTCGATATCCTTGCCCGGTACCATGCCGAGGGGCACGAACTCGCCGTCGTCGTCTCGGCCATGTCCGGCGTGACCGACCGGCTCCACGCCATCGCTGCAGAGGCCGAATCCAGCGTAGAAGAACCCCAGATTGCCGCATTTATCCAGGCACTGCGGGCAAAGCATATGAAGGCCCTTGAGGCCGTCGCACCCTCCCAGGTTGAAGAGGTCGGCGCCGTCATCGACGAACGGCTCTGGAAACTCGAGCATATTCTCACGGCGGTCCACGTCCTCCACGAGTTGACCCGCCGTTCCAAGGACTATATTGTCAGTTACGGCGAGCGTCTCTCGTCGGTGATCGTGAGCGCGGCCCTGCGTGAACGGGGTATGCCGTCGGTCGCCCTCGACGGGTGCGAGGCCGGGCTTCTCACCACCGACCGGCACGGCGACGCCCTGGTCCTCCCGTCCAGCGACGCGAGGATCAACAGCCGTGTTCTCCCCCTCCTGATGGACACAGTCCCGGTGATCACGGGATATATGGGCTGCACGCCCGAGGGGATCGTCACCACCTTGGGCCGGAGTGGTTCGGACTACTCGGGAGCGGTGATCGGCCGCGGGATCGATGCCGACGAGGTCTGGATCTGGACCGACGTCGACGGCGTGCTGACCTCGGACCCGCGGGCGATCGAGAACGTGCGCGTGCTGCCCTACATCAGTTACCGGGAAGCGATGGAACTCTCGTATTTCGGGGCGAAGGTGCTTCACCCGAAGTCCATCGAGCCGGCGATGGAGAAGGACATCATCGTGCGGGTGAAGAACACCTTCAACCCCGACCATCCAGGCACGGTGGTGCGCCGGCAGGAGAACCGCGAGAAGCGGGTGGTGAAGGCGGTCACGCACATCGACCGGGTGGCCCTGGTCAATGTCAACGGGGTGCAGATGGTCGGGCGGCCCGGGACGGCGAAGGAGATCTTCTCGCTCCTCGGGGACGCTGGGGTGAACGTGATGATGATCTCGCAGGCGTCGTCGCAGGCGAACATCTCGATGATCATCGAGGAGGCCGACCTGGCCGTGGCACAGGACGTCCTTTCCGGCCCGGTGAAGGCCGGGCTGGTGCGGGAGGTCACGGCAGACCGGAATGTCGTGGCCGTGGCGGTCGTGGGTGCCGGGATGGCCGGCACGCCCGGGATCTCGGGCCGCATCTTCACGGCGCTCGGGAACGAAGGGATCAACGTGATGATGATCTCGCAGGGGTCGTCCGAGGTGAATGTTTCCTTTGTGGTGAAACAGCAGGAGCACCATCGGGCGCTGCAGGTGCTGCACGACGAGTTCAGGCTTTCAGAGGAATGTGACGATGAGTAATACTACAGAAGGATATGCGGCGGCCGGAGTGGACATCGACCTCGAGGCGGCAGGGGTAAAGACGCTGATCGAGCAGTTGACCTTCCGGCGGTCGGGGGCGTTCCAGACGATCGGGAAGAGCGGGCATTTCGCCGGGCTGGTGGAGTTCGGCGATATGGCCCTGGCCCTGGCGGTCGACGGCGTCGGGACGAAGATGCTGGTGGCCGACGCCCTGGAGGACTGGTCGACGGTGGGCATCGACTGCATCGCGATGAATGTCAACGACCTCTTTGTGATGAATATCGAGCCGGTGGCGTTCGTGGACTATATCGCGTGCAGCGAGATTTCGCTGGACAAGATGCGCCAGATCGGGCAGGGGCTCAACGAAGGTGCCCGCCTGGCCAACATGAACATCGTCGGCGGGGAGACGGCGACGCTGAAGGGCCTGGTCACCGGTCTCGACCTGGCCGGGACGTGTCTCGGAGTCCAGCAGAAGGACCGGATCGTCACCGGCGAGCAGGTGACACCCGGCGACCTGATCGTGGGCGTGCCCTCGACGGGTGTCCACTCGAACGGCTACACCCTGGCCCGAAAGGTCGCCCTGGAACACGGCGGCTTCGACCTTTTCCTCCCGTCCGGCCGGACGGTGGGCGAGGCCCTCCTCACGCCGACCAGGATCTACCGGGAGGCGCTGGACGCCGCGGCGGCCTGCGAGGTCCATGGGATGTGCCATATCACCGGCGGGGGTCTCTTGAACTTCACCCGTCTCTCAAACTTTGGGTTCGATATCACCGATCCCCTGCCGGTCCCCGAGATCCTCGCATGGGTCGGGGAGCAGGGCGGGATCGCCGAGGCCGAGATGTACCGGACCTTCAACATGGGTATGGGCTACGCCTTCGTCATCCCTGAGGAGAGTCTGCCGGCCCTCAAGCAGGTGGTGCCCGACGCCGAGGTGGCCGGAGTGGTGGTGCCCGAGGCGGGTGCGTACCTCCGGGGCGAGCAGATCCGGTAAAATATTTTCATACTTTTTTTGGTGCGGGAAGGGCGGCAACTCCATCTTCATGTACGTTGATTGTGCCTTCCCGGCCCTATCGTCATCCCGGGGGTTCCGGGGGCAGAGCCTCCGGCGTGTGTGGTAGAGGAAAGCGGATGATCAGGCGTCCCGCCCCCTATCCCTGGATCTGTTCTACCGCCTCGCGAGAGGATAGAGCGGGGGACGGCACGGTTTGGTGTGCTCCTCTGAGAAGGGATCGCTCCTCTCCTTTTCCGGGGTCTACCTTCGGGGTCGCGACGGCGGGAAAGGTGAGGTGATCAGAAGGGCACGCCCCCAGTGCAGAATCTTCACCGCTCTTTCGTGTCAGGAGATTCCCCTCGTTCTCCTGAGCAAAAAAGAAGAAAAAAAATTACTCGGTCTCCAGATGACTCTGGACACTCCCGTTCACGAACTCGACCTTTCGGCAGGCGCACTCCTCGCCCGCCACCGCAACCGGGTACTCGCCGGTCAGGCACGCCGTGCAGAGGTCGCCGATATCGATCCCGATCGCGTCCACCATCTTGCAGAGCGGCACATGATAGAGCGAATCAGCGTGGATCTGCTTGCGCACCTCCTCGGTCGACCGTTTGTGCGCGATCAGTTCGGTCCTCGTCGGGAAGTCCACGCCCAGATAACAGGGGGCGACGATCGGGGGCGAACCCACCCTCAGATGAACCTCCTTCGCCCCGGCGTCCCTGACGATATCGATGAGCCGCCGCGAGGTCGTCCCCCGCACCACCGAGTCGTCGATGAGCACCACCGACTTGCCTTCCACGTGCTTTCGGATCGGGTTGAGCTTGATCCGCACGGCATTCTCCCGCATCTGCTGGTTGGGCATGATGAAGGTCCGGCCCATATACCGGTTCTTCATCAGACCCTCCAGGTACGGCGTCCCTGATTCTGTGGAATACCCGATCGCATACGCCGTCCCCGAGTCTGGGACCGGTGCCACAATATCGGCATCCGCCGGCCCACCCCTGGCAAGATCCTCGCCAATTTTGCGGCGCACGTCGTAGACCAGCGTCCCGTCGATGACCGAGTCGGCCCTGGCGAAATAGACGTACTCGAACATGCAGTGGGCCCTCCGGTCGGAGACCGCGATCTGCGTCGACCTGACCCCCGTCTCCGTGATCGTGACGAGTTCGCCGGGCCGCACGTCCCGCAGGAACGTTCCGTTGAGGGCGTCGATCGCCACACTCTCCGACGCCACGATGTGGCCATCCTTTGTCTTGCCCAGACAGAGGGGCTTGATCCCCAGGGGATCGCGGAAAGCGTACAGCGTCTCGTCGAGCATCAGCACGATCGAGTACGACCCCCGCAGGAGTCGCATCGCCGTTGCCACAGCGTCCTCTACCGAACCGGAGGTGCGGATCTCGTGGGCGATGATCGTTGCGATCACCTCGGAATCGGTGCTTGTACAGAAGATCTGCCCGTCACGCTCGTACTGCGCCCGCAGCGCATCGGTGTTCACCAGGTTCCCGTTGTGCGCCAGAGAGATGGTCTGGTCACGGAAGACAAAATTGAATGGCTGGATATTTTCCGGCAGATTCGCACCGGTTGTCGGATACCTGACATGCCCGATCCCGACGGTCCCCTTGAGCTCCTGAAGAATCGATTCATCAAAGACCTCGGCCACCAGTCCCTTGCCCTTGTGGACATAGGGCCGGTGGTCAAAAGTGGACATGCCCGCACTCTCCTGCCCGCGGTGCTGGAGAGCGTACAGGGCATAATACAACGGGAAAGAGACACCGCCAGCATCCACGATGCCAACGATCCCACACATATTCAGACTACCTTAATGAGTTGGTACTTTGGGGCGTTTGGTCGTCCACTTGTAGCTGCTCATCTTCTTGCTCCGGCCAAAGCCACAGGCCGAGCATACCTTGTGCTTGGCATGGAAGGATTTCTTTCCACACCTGCGGCAGGTGATGTGGCTGTTCTTCTGCCGCTTACCCATCGATGGTGTACCTTTTGACATGAACGCTCACCGTACTTATTCAACTGAAGGAGATATATAGATCACATTGTCTCCACGGACGATCACTGTGCCGTGTTTCTCCACCGAGCCTTCGACTTCTTCCTCGGCCCGGTCAAGGACGAGGTTCAGGTGGACATCGTACCCCTGCAGGATCCCGCGGATCTCACGCCCGCCTTTAAGAGCGATAATGACCGGCTGGCCGTTGAGTACCTGATCCAGAATCTCCAGTGGTCTTTTTGTCATGGTAATTACCCTTTGACCCGTTTAAGAGTACCATACATGCGAGGGGAATCTACTTAAATATACCGCGGCGAACCATTTAATGAGAGATACAGGGTATTGTGGTTGGCTATGGGGGATATTCAGGTTAAAAAAAGACACAGCATCAAGAAATCTGTGGCGACGCAGCTCAAGAAGGCGCTTGAAGCGGAGATCGGGGTCGATGCAGCACTCTTCGACGCAAAGACGATCGAAGTCGTCGAGACCGACTCGGTGTTCACGATCTATCTGGTGGAGAAGAAGCCGCTGCTGATGGAGTTCGAGGGTCGGATCTTCCCCACAGTGCGGGGTGCGGTCGAGCGGCCCTTCGAGGCGAGGAGGGTGACGGTCGACATGGGCGCCGTACCCTTCGTGATGAACGGCGCCGATATCATGCGGCCGGGGGTGGTCAACGCTACGCCCGACGTCAGGAAAGATGCACCCTGCATCATCGCCGAGGAACGATACGGCAAACCACTGGCCGTCGGGATCGCCCTCTATGACGGGGCCGACCTGCTGGCCCAGGAGAAAGGGAAGGTCGTCAGGACGGTCCACCGGGTAGGGGACAGCATCTGGAACCTTGAACTCTGAACGCGATTTGGATACCATTAAATAAATTCCATTCTAGAGTTGTTTTCATGGGAAAATTCCTCGAATCCATTATGGGCAGGAGCGCGCCTCCGAGGCAGGACGACTATATGGACCTCGACCTCAGCACCTTTGAGGGTGCGACGCACGACGAGCCGGCGTCGATGTACGTGAAGGTCGCCCAGATCACCGATATCAAGGACACCCCCCGCGTGAAAGACGAAGTCTACAACGGCAACCTGGTCGTCGTGGACATCACCCGCCTGAAGCTGGACAAGATCATGTACGAGCGGGTGCTCAAGGACCTCCGCGAGGTGGCGAATGATGTCAACGGCGATATCATCGGCCTCGGCGAGCAGCAGTACGTGATCATCACTCCCATGTCGGTACGGATCTCCAGGGAGAAGATCGGAGGACTGTAGTGCGCACCGTGCTTCGTGCCCCCTGCCCGGTCTGCAGAGAGGAGATCGAATATATCTATCAGACCGAGGAGATCCCGTACTTTTCTGAAATCCTCATCGAGAGTGCAAACTGTCCGTGTGGCTGGCGGATGAGCGACGCCTTCATCATGCGGGAAGGCGTGCCGGGGAGGGACGAGTTGACGGTCTCGGGCGAAGAGGATCTCTCGGTGCGGGTGGTGCGAGGCTCGGCCGGGACGATCGAGGTGCCCGAACTGGGAATCGAGATCAAGCCCGGCCCGGCCGCTGAGGCCTTCATCAGCAATGTCGAAGGGGTGCTCGACCGGATCGATGCCGTCCTGGAGATCGCTCTCAGGACGGCGGGGGCCGAGGAGCGGGAACGGTGCCTGGCGATCAGGGACCGGATCGCGGCGGTGAAGCGCGGCGAGGATCGGGTCACGCTGATCATCGAGGACCCGACCGGGAACTCGGCGCTGATCCGCAACCCCGAAGACGGTTGTGAATAACCGTTCATCTTTTTTGCCCGGGCCGGATGGAGTCTTTTTCCGGACCAAATGAAGAGGTTAAGGCTCTGTAGAATTGGGTATGAGACGATATCGCGCCTCAAGCATACGGGATGAAAATATCATACCAGAACTGGATCGATTCTTGTTCCTCCTCCTTACGAACGAGGAACGGATCGAAGTCGAGCACCCTGCCGGCCCTCGGTTATCCTCGTCGTGGGGTGTCCGGGGGGTGCAACCCCTCGGTGCACGATTCTAGGAACGATTCTACGATGAGGGCGGCACGCCTGATCATCATGCCTTCCCACACCCTTGCGCCGGTGGCACTGCTCTCGGACTCCTCTCTGCCCTGATATGCGACTGGAAGGATTGTATGAAGTACGCGGGTGATCGGCGGTGTCACTCTGGCAGAACTGTGAAGTTCTCTACAAAGCGGATGAATCGAAAAGTAGCGAAGGATGGATTTGAACCATCGGTCTACGGGTTATGGGCCCGTCGGGATCTCCTGACTACCCCACCTCGCTATCCGGGAAAAGCAGCATTTCATAATGAGAAAAGTAGCGAGGGATGGATTTGAACCATCGATCTACGGGTTATGAGCCCGTCGGGATCTCCTGACTACCCCACCTCGCTATGCTGTGGGGTATAATCTCTGTTCCGTTTCTATATATAATTTTCTTGCATGCCTGGAGACAGATAGATTATTCTGGACGTCTCATTCCGGATCATGGACGAAGATCTTGAGATGATCAGACAACGCAAGCAGGAAGCACTGGCGGCACGCATCGCCGCCCTCAGGCAGGGGGTGATCAGGGTCGACGACCTCTCCCTCGCCGACACGGTCCGGGAACATCCTCTTCTGGTTGTCGACTTCTCGGCCGAATGGTGCGGTCCCTGTCAGCGTCTCGCCCCGATCTTCGAGGCCCTTGCCGCCGAATTCGCCGGTACCGTCACCTTCGCCACCTGCGACATCGACGAGTCGCATGGGGTCGCCTCCTCCTTCGGCGTCCAGGTGGTCCCGACTATCGTCTTCTTCTCACACGGTCGGGCGGTTGGACGACTCACCGGTGCGCTGCCCGCCGACGTCCTCCGCGCCAATGTCACAAAAATGTTCGGGCTATCTGAATAACCCTTTTTTTGCAGTCAGTCCGCTGAGTTTTGCGGCCAGGATAAAGTCGGTCCGCGTCAGTCCGCCGCAGGCGTAATTGTACCACAGGACGTCGACGTGGCGGTACTGCGAGAGGACGATGTCAGGGAAGTGGTTCGCGCCGCTCTTCGATCCGATCTCGATGACCAGGTTGATGAACGCGGCAGCCTCTCCGACGGTCCGGAAGGAGAACCTCCTCCATAGTCTCCCGTTCTCCAGTGTCCACCCCGGCACCTCGGGAAGGAGTGCAAGCATCTCCCGCCTGGTGAGCGGTGCCGACCCGGGTTCCACCGGCACGGCTGTCTCTGCGCTGAGAGGCATGCTCCTGCCTGCTCGTCCTGAGATATAAAGGTTGTTATGGTGGGAGACCGCACCAATTCAGTGTGTCGTCAGTCTACGCCGCCCTTCACCCTACGCTCAAGAACGTGCTCGCCCATCGCCTCGGCTGGACCGATCTCCGCCCGGTTCAGGAGGAGGCGTGCCGCGCCGCCGCCGAGGGGGCCGACCTTCTGGTCGTCGCCGGCACCGCAGGTGGCAAGACCGAGGCCGCCCTCATTCCGGTCGTCGACGCCGCGCTCAAAGGCGGGTACCCCGGCGTCGTCTGCCTCTGCCTCTTCCCGCTCAAGGCCCTCATCAACGACCAGGCGGCCAGGGTGGAGGAGTTCTGCACCCCGGCCGGACTCTCGGTCACCAGGTGGCACGGCGACGTCGGCCGCGGGGAACGCTCCTGGGCGGGGGGCGACCCGCCCCATCTCCTTCTCACCACCCCCGAGTCCCTGGAGGTGATCCTTCTGGACAAAGGGCTCAGGACCGCCCTGAAGAATCTCAGGTTTGTCATCGTCGACGAACTCCATGCTTTCGCCGGCGATCTGCGGGGCGTACAGGTCAGGTGTCTCCTCGACCGCCTCGACGAGGTGGCCGGGCGACCGTTGCAGCGGATCGGCCTTTCGGCGACGGTCGGCAACCCCGACGAGATCCTCGACTGGTTCTCCGGGCCGGGCCGCCGGCGCCGGATCGTCGCCGTTCCCGCACCGCCGGGGAAGAAGCAGTTCTCGTTCACGGTCGCCCGTGACCGCGAAGAACGTGCCCGTGCCGTCGCTCGCCTCGTCGCCGGGCAGCGGGCCCTCGTCTTTGTCGGCAGCAGGAGCCAGGCCGAAGGCCTTGCCGGAGATCTGGCCGATAAGGTGGAGCGCCTCTCGGTCCACCA
Encoded proteins:
- a CDS encoding cation:proton antiporter codes for the protein MEDLILNDIIVIFALSIAILFLCSRLKIPGIVGFLITGMVAGPHALGLIDDPQSVQSLAELGVVLLLFTIGMEFSFQHLLRIRRAVLVGGSLQVVLTVLAVAAAGLFFGLAPGHAIFFGFLLSLSSTAIVLSLLQERSEVESPHGRTALGILIFQDLVIIPMMLLVPFLAGEGGEPGTGAVLAFLLTSAGLIAYVVVSAKWLVPKLLFHAARLRSREIFLLSIIVVCLFTAWLTQSAGLSLSLGAFLAGLIISESEYAHEALGTVLPFKDVFTSFFFVSVGMLLDLGFVVAHPGTVLALALAVILGKSVVAAAVTSLIGSSLQTSVLTGTALSQIGEFSFILSVVGMEYGLISAGAEQVFLAVAVVTMIATPFTVGLSPTLADRSCRLPLPERVRTGSIREAPPEEPARRDHIVIVGFGLSGRHVARAAQAAGIPYVVIEMNPETVREERERGEAIYYGDAARTAVLEHAGVGRAKALVVVISDPSATGRVVATARRANPHLRIIARTRYVSEMEELIRLGADEVIPAEFETSVEIFTRILTTYLVPREEIERFTAEVRAGGYGFLRATARQAPCLHDIGFFQPGAEIESLRVGEGAPAEGRSLADLDLRRRYGVTVLAVRRGTIVLSAPSGETVLEAGDVCVVIGPEEKVAGVDPLFRGEAG
- the tfrB gene encoding fumarate reductase (CoM/CoB) subunit TfrB, which produces MKEITFQVSRFDPETDSQPRLEEYTVEVHDGARVLHALHAVHAMDPTLAYRWCCGAGQCGSCAVKVDGAPGLACLTEARDGMVVEPLDLPVTRDLEVDLAPYLGRFTSITPAECETFPTQAEIEAIKPLRECIECMSCVSVCPALKVSEFAGPTAMRQELRLALDPRDTGERAGEAVERGLFACTSCQQCRIVCPKEIQIPGKAIEKLREVAARQGLALPRHTTVAEMVRQTGRSVDRTKPTLLEQVPAVIEPEGEVKGTVGFFVGCMYNGRLPETALDMLAVMRRNGIRVIIPHEQVCCGSPLIRTGQTEFIDYLKRRNIEAFRTRDIDLVMTMCAGCGSTLKNDYKTPFKVMDATEVLAKYGCEAPAKLPLTVTYHDPCHLLRGQGISEEPRALLRTVVERFVETPNQCCGSGGGVRSGRPEVAAALGDRRGEAFEASGAGMVVSCCPFCEYHISEHTTLPVKDLMTLLREGYEEKDRQRAGKRD
- the tfrA gene encoding fumarate reductase (CoM/CoB) subunit TfrA, which encodes MRALDVIDCHVLVIGSGGAGVRAAIEADRYGETVLLSKSLTGKGGCTTMAEGGYNAVLKDDDTCDLHVGDTLRGGAYLNDPALVEALVHDAPARLADLVRWGAVFDASADHEVAQRSFGGQSFPRTCYAGDRTGHEIMATLMERLRGSGVERLEETAAIELLIDGDRVCGALALDKKGEMIAVRADAVVLAAGGGSRVYDVSTNSGTGTGDGFALGYRAGADLIDMEMVQFHPTGAVYPYDARGRLVTEAVRGEGGHLVNADGERFMHRYDPERMELSTRDVVARAIATEVLEGRGTSHDGVWLDVTHLPASQIEERLPLMLSQFLRYGVDIRTEAMEVAPTAHHVMGGLRITPHCQTSVAGLFACGETAGGVHGANRLGGNALAETQVFGKRAGEAAGKAPERTKALDRVQVAAQEERLAAFSEGESSPTWVREHLQRAMWDGAGIRRDATALQTTERVVEGLLTAPIRAVSERNLIECCGVQNLCTTALLIVRSALLRPESRGAHYRTDVSQDWDPAHSPYGHTRISLQGASIEEREP
- a CDS encoding aspartate kinase, whose product is MKFGGTSVGDAESIARVVDILARYHAEGHELAVVVSAMSGVTDRLHAIAAEAESSVEEPQIAAFIQALRAKHMKALEAVAPSQVEEVGAVIDERLWKLEHILTAVHVLHELTRRSKDYIVSYGERLSSVIVSAALRERGMPSVALDGCEAGLLTTDRHGDALVLPSSDARINSRVLPLLMDTVPVITGYMGCTPEGIVTTLGRSGSDYSGAVIGRGIDADEVWIWTDVDGVLTSDPRAIENVRVLPYISYREAMELSYFGAKVLHPKSIEPAMEKDIIVRVKNTFNPDHPGTVVRRQENREKRVVKAVTHIDRVALVNVNGVQMVGRPGTAKEIFSLLGDAGVNVMMISQASSQANISMIIEEADLAVAQDVLSGPVKAGLVREVTADRNVVAVAVVGAGMAGTPGISGRIFTALGNEGINVMMISQGSSEVNVSFVVKQQEHHRALQVLHDEFRLSEECDDE
- the purM gene encoding phosphoribosylformylglycinamidine cyclo-ligase — encoded protein: MSNTTEGYAAAGVDIDLEAAGVKTLIEQLTFRRSGAFQTIGKSGHFAGLVEFGDMALALAVDGVGTKMLVADALEDWSTVGIDCIAMNVNDLFVMNIEPVAFVDYIACSEISLDKMRQIGQGLNEGARLANMNIVGGETATLKGLVTGLDLAGTCLGVQQKDRIVTGEQVTPGDLIVGVPSTGVHSNGYTLARKVALEHGGFDLFLPSGRTVGEALLTPTRIYREALDAAAACEVHGMCHITGGGLLNFTRLSNFGFDITDPLPVPEILAWVGEQGGIAEAEMYRTFNMGMGYAFVIPEESLPALKQVVPDAEVAGVVVPEAGAYLRGEQIR